The genome window ACGCTTTACCTCACGGGCAACTTCAACTCCATCAATGGCACGAATCGCGAGAATGTTGCGGCCTTGAGCCTTCCTGCCGGCACGGTCACATCATGGAACCCGGATCTCGGAGGCGACCAGTTCGTGGTTTATCGAGGCAATGCATTGGCGGTAGGCGATGGCGTAGTGTACATCGGGGGCGACTTCACCGAAGCCGGAGGCCAGCTGCGCAGCAACATCGCCGCCGTGAACACCACGAACGGCGCTGCTCTTGCGTGGAACCCTGGAGCCGATGCGCCGATCAGGTCCATAGCACTCACCGAGTCCGGTGATTCCGTCTTCGTTAGCGGCGACTTCGACACGATCGGCGGACAGGCGCGTTCCTATTTGGCGCTGCTGAGCGCCTCGGATGGCCAAGTGCTGCCTTGGGACCCGCAACCGGATAACGGCGTGAGTGATCTGACCACGGTGGGGAATTCGTTATACGTCGGCGGCTCCTTCAACAACATCGCCAGTACGGCGCGTAATCGACTGGCCCGGTTCGACCTTACCACTGGCGGACTTGACAGCTGGGATCCTTCGGTGACCGGATTCATCAATGTGGTGGAGCAGATGGGCGACACTGTCTTCGTCGGAGGCTCATTCTCAAGCATAGGCGGTCAAGAGATCTATGGCGCCGGCCTCATCGATGCCGATTCGGGTGTGCCATTCGACTGGGATCCGGGCACCGGTGGCGTAAAGGCCATTGCCCAGCACGGCTGCGAGATCATGATCGGCGGCACCATTGACGGCACCTATCAGAACCCACGATTCGGCTTCGCGGTGCTCTGCGGCGCTGCGCCGAACAGCACAGACGAAGGCATGCTCTCCCGCGGTCTTTTAGCTAGGCCGAATCCTGCATCCAGCCACTTCGAGATCCCTTTGCCCGCAGGCATGCACGTGAAGCAGTGTAATTTGCTTGATGCTTCTGGACGAAACATGAAAGTGTCCGCCAACGTGCTTTCCGACCGGGTGGAGATCGATCGCGGTTCGTTGGCGAGTGGCGTGTATTTAGTACACCTTGAATTGATGGATGGCTCGGATCAAGTGGTCCGCATAGCGCTGGACTGAATTTAGCGCTTCGCAGCGTCTCCACCAACCTGTCAGCGCACCGCGCTCGCCGTCCCGACCAACCACCTCCGACGTCCCGCAGTGTCTCGCTGCGCGGAGCATGGTGTCTCAAGTAGGCCAGACGGCCACGGAAATGGTGGCACTAGGCTGCTGGCGATGGACACTTTATATAGGTACACGGGTTCTGGTATTTCCCAAAGCCGAGCTTCAACATTCTCTGGCCTACCTTCCTTTACCGTGTTAGAACCAGATCAGCAGGGTCCTGCTAGCGCGGTATCGTCTCGCTCCACCAGCTATGGTGTACATTGAAGAAACCACGGGCGGCGCTAGGCCCATCAGCGGCACACCGGTATCTGTGGTCGCATTCGTGGGCCGTGCCTTGCTCGGCCCGGTGAACGAGCCCAAGCGCGTAGTTAACCACGCCGAGTACGTGCGCCTCTTCGGCGGCTTGGATGTTGCTTGCCCGATGAGCTATGCGGTACTGCACTTCTTCCAGAACGGCGGCTCCGAAGCGCTGGTGGTGCGCGAGCCGAGCGGTGATGAGCCGGACGGCACATTGGCCCAAGCCAAGATGGCAACCATTACCGCTATGAACTCACTGGATGGAGCTGCGGCATTCAACATCCTGCACCTGCCGCGCTATGCGCCGGAAGTATCCGTGCCCGTGCCGGTGCTGGCAGAAGCGCTCCGGTTCTGCGCGCAGCGCGGTGCCATGTTGCTCGTGGACCCACCTGCCGAATGGCGCACAGCCAACGATGCCGCTGAAGGGGCAGCGCCTTTGCGCCAGGCCTTGGGTGGCGATGGTGCTGCCGCGGATGCCATGATCTATTTCCCAGGCGTGATGATGGCCGATAAGCAGCAGGAAGGCCGGGTGCGCGAGTTCCCGCCTGGTGGCTGCGTGGCTGGTGTAATAGCCCGAACTGACGCGAAACGTGGTGTGTGGAAGGCGCCCGCTGGTATCGAAGTTGGGCTTGTTGGCGTGCGTGCGCTGGCTTGCTCCTTGACCGATGCGGAGCAGGGCCTGTTTGCTATTTCTGGTGTGAACGCCATTCGCAAGATGGTGCCCTACGGAAATATCATCTGGGGTGCGCGCACCTTGGCGGGCGACAACCGTTTGGCCTCCGAATGGAAGTACATCCCAGTGCGGCGCACGGGCCTGCACATTCAAGAGAGCCTGCAGCGTGGCCTGAAATGGTTGGTGTTCGAGCCGAACAACGAGCCAACCTGGGCCAAGGTGCGCATGCATGCAGGGTCTTTCATGCACGCTCTTTACAGCAAAGGCGCTTTCTGTGGCAGCACACCGAAGGAAGCCTACTTCGTGAAGTGCGACAAGGAGAACAACCCTTCAATCGACATTCACAGTGGCACCCTGCTAACCATTGGCTTCGCGCCATTAAGACCTGCCGAGTTCATCGTGATGCATATCCGCTTGCACTGCGGTGCTCAATAGGTTTCCGAAGCGCAGGGAGTCCATTTGACTTGTGGGTGAACACGCGATCATGAAAATCACTGTTCTGTCTTCAATGCACCGCATCTTGGTTACAACTGCGAACCTCATAGCTGACCGGCGACTCTCATGCCAAGATTATATCTCCAGCTTTCAGTAGCAGCAGGGCTACAAGGATCACGAGCGCCCAAACTATGCTCGAAAAGAAAACCACATATTGTGTCTCGATCACCTGTTTCTCTACAGCGTTCTTTCCAATCTTCTTTCCCTTACGGGTTGTATACCGACCGATTGCTCCGAATAACTTCATGGGCCAGAAGAAAAGTGCGTATGCCAACCGGCCGAGGTAGAAGCAGATGCGCTGTCGAGTATTCGATTCTTTCGTGAGTAAGAGCTTCCCGGTCCAGAAGTTCTGTTCATAGGAGGTGAGCTCACCAGCTTTCACAGCCCTGGCAATCACCGATGTAGACCTCAGCCGCATGAACATGACAATCACCCCCATGGCCAGATAATCCTTCCAAACCAGCGGCAACTCAATTGAGAACCAACCAAGAAGCAAATCGAATAATGGATGCACCAAGGAGCGGAAAAGCTCGAGGAGCTGCCTAAACCAGTCGGGAATTAACGCCCATGGCGCCTTGAGTATTCTCAACATCAGGGAGTCGAGCATATTCACAATTCCAAAGCCGCCAACCATGGAACCAGTGATGATGAACCAGGGTTGTTTGAAGAGTGGTTTGAGCAACTCTAGTACGTCCTTCATGCTGCAGAGTGCTTTGGAATCGAATTGAACTGATTCAATTTTCGCTCAGTGAGTTCCCTCAATTCAGCACAGGTTTGTTGCCTAATGTAGGACCATTGAGGATACAGCAGCGTGCGCGCGCATGCTGGTCTCAACCTCTTTTTCTCTGCAGGGTCTCCACCAACATATTAGCGCACCGCGATCGCCGTCCCGGCAAACCGCCTCCGATGGGTCTGCCGTCTTCCGCGACCCTGCGGCCTCGGCATACTGATTCCCGCCTTGCACGATGACCGTGGCGCAGGCTTCGGCCTGCGCCGAGCGTCCTTCCTCGGCTGCGTCCATCTGGTGCCGCGCATCGCCGGCGCTTCGCGCGTGGGCGCCGGCCACCAGCGGCGGTGCTACCGCTCCACCGCCTATTTTGGTGGCGCCAACCCCCTGCCGATGAACCCGATGCGATTCCTTCCGGTGCTGCTCTTCCCCTTCGCAGCGCAGGCCCAGACCACCTACACGCAGACCCTGCCGCTGATGCAGGGCGTGTACAGCTGGACGCCCTTCGATTTCACCGCCACGCCGCCCACCACGGGTCCCGGCGAGCTGAGCTGCCAGTGGCTGGCCTGCTGGATGAGCGGCTTCGGCGGCAACGACATCAGCATCGAGTTCCAGACCGGGGCGAGCGCCTGGGAGGAAGTGCTGTACCAGGGCGGCAACTACCAGGAGTGCACCTACATCCCGGCCGCGAGCACGGTGCCCGGCGCCACGCTGGCGGCGGCCATCGCCTACGGCGGCGGCACCATACACGGCCGGGTGCGCGCCTCGGACAATTGCGTGGCGGGCTGGGGCTGCAGCGGGAGCAGCGACCCCAATGTGAACGGGCTCACCCTGAGCTACACCGCGCACGCGGCCAACTTCAGCGCGGCCGACCCCAGCGTGTGCCCGGGCAGCACGGTGAGCTTCACCGACCTGAGCATCAACACGCCCAGCAGCTACCAATGGATCTTCGAGGGCGGCGTGCCCAGCGGCAGCATCCAGCAGAACCCCACGGTGCAGTACCCCGGCAGCGGCAGCTTCGATGTGACGCTGATCGTGGAGACGGTGGATGGCCCGGACACACTGGTGATGCCGGATTACGTCACCGTGCACGACCTGCCGCCCGCGAACGCCGGTGTGGACGAGGATGTGTGCCTGGGCCAGAGCGCGCAGCTGCAGGCCAGCGGCGGCAGCGGTTACCAATGGTTCCCAGCCACCGGATTGAACAACGACGGGATCGCGGCGCCGATCGCGACGCCCACGGAGACCACGAGCTACACCGTGCTGGTCACCGATGCGAACGGCTGCCAGGCCAGCGACTTCATGATCCTCACCGTGCACGCGCTGCCCACCGTGCAGGCCTCGGCGGGCAACAACATCATTTGCCTCGGCGACACGGCCAACATCATCGCTGTGGGCGCGCAGCTGTACACCTGGAGCCCCAACCTCTTCATCAGCGGCACCAGCGGCGCCAGCGTGGAGGTGTGGCCCACCAGCGATTTCACGTGGACGGTGAACGGCACGGATGGCTACGGATGCCAGAACAGCACCACGGTGACCATCGAGGTGAACCCGCCGCCGCCTGCGCCCACCGTGACCAATACGGGCATGCAGGTGAGCAGCACGCCGGCCAGCGGCTACCAGTGGTACCTGAACGGCGACCCCATCGCCGGTGCCACGCAGCAGGAATGGACCCCGGTGGTGAACGGCAACTACAGCGTGGTGATCACCGACGCCAACGGCTGCCACAGCCAGAGCCTGCCGGTGTACTTCGGCACCGTGGGCGTGGCCGATGCCGCTGCCCTCGGCTTGCGCCTGTACCCGCAGCCGGCCAGCGAGGAAGTGGTGGTGGCGGGCCTGCGCGAAACCACCCCGGCGCGCCTGCTCGATGCGGCGGGCCGCATCGCGTGGCAGGGCTCGCTGCCCCGCAACGCCGCGCGCATCGACCTGCGCGGCCTGACCAGCGGACGCTACGTGCTGGAGCTGGGCACGCGCGATGCGGTGCGACTCGCGGTGATGAAAGAGTGAACGGCAAGGCGCAGGCGAAGGGGGAGATGTACTTCGTGGCATACGCTTGATCGAGCTCGTTGCGGCAACCTCTAGACGCGCTCACCGGCTACAAGCCCGGCAAGCGGATCGAGCTGGGCTGGATGAGCAGGGGGCGCCTTTCGATCTCGGATGTGATCGAACCGCACAAGCGTCACTCGAAGAGGACCCGGGCGCGCGAAGCCGATCACGCAGGATCCCGACGCCTCGGGACTGAGGCGGAGAGCCTGCGGAGATAGTTGTCATGACAGAAAGGATGTAGCTTGCTCATCAGAGCGGCCGTTGTCGCAGTCGTCAGGCCGTTGGCCTTGCAACCCCGCACCCTCGCCCAATGCGCAGGAGCTATCGCCCCTTTTGCCTGGTGCCGCTGGTCCTGGTGGGCCTGAATGGCGCCTGCCAGGGGCTGGATGCAAGAAGGGCGGATAGCCTGCTCGCCGTATGGAGGCACAGCGGAAGGCCCGATACCGCTCGCCTGGAGGCCCTGTATGCACTCGCCCATAGGGGTTACCTCTTCACCGCGCCGGACAGCGCTGCGCTGCTCGCCGAGCAAGGAATCGCCTTCGCAAGAGCAAGTGGCTTGTTGAAGCATATGGCGCACGGGATGAACCTGGTGGCGGTTTCCCACGGCATACGCGGCGATCCTGCAACGGCGCTGGGAAAGTTCATGCAGACGGCCGAGTGGTTCGAGGCCAGCCAGGAAAAGCGCTTGCACGCGCTGGCCTTGGGGAATGTGGGGCGAGCGCATAACGACCTGGGGCAGAAAACGCAGGCCATGGAAGCCTTGATGCGCAGCCTGCGGATCGTGGAGGAACTCGGTGATAGCGCCCTGGTGGCCAGCACCCTGAGCAGCATCGGTAACATCTATAGCGATATCGGCGACGAACGACGCGCGTTGGATCACTACGAGCAAGCGCTGGCCATCGCCACGGCGATTGAGGATGCGGAGAACATGCCGACGTATCTGATCAGCATGGCCTCGAGCCTCTTCATCCTGGGCGACACCCTGCGGGCCAGCGTGATTTACGAGCGCAGCATCATCCTCTGCGATAGCCTGGGAAATGGCCCATTGCTGGCCACGGCGATTTCGAGCCTGGCGGAGTTGCAGGAGAGCCGCAGTGAACTGGCCGCAGCCGAGGCAAGCTACCAGCGGTCCTTCGCCTTGGCCGAAGAACTGGGCATGGACGACATCATGGCCACGAGCCTCATGGGGCTCGGCAGCATCGCGCGTGCGAAGGACGATATGCCGCGTGCGCTCGCCTGCTTCGAACGCGCCCTTGCCCTGGCGCAGGGAACCGGGAATGTGAGGAACATCCAGATCGCCTCGGAGCTGCTCTACAAGGTATCCAAGGCGCAGGGCCGCGCGGAAGACGCCCTGCGGATGCACGAGATCCACCTGGCCATGAAGGATAGCACCACGAGCGAGGAGAACCGCCGTGGCGTGATGGGGCAGCGCTTCCAATACGAGTACGAGAAAAAGGAGGCTTTGCTTCAAGCCGAGCAGGAGAAGAAGGACGCCCTGGCGGCGGAGGAATTGCGCCGCAGGAACGTGCAGCGCAACGCGTTCATCGGCGGCTTCGGGCTCATGGTGCTGCTGGCCGTGACATTCTTATTCCAGCGCAACCGCATCAGCAAGGCCCGGAAACGAAGCGATGAACTGCTGCTGAACATCCTGCCTGGCAAGGTGGCGGAGGAGTTGAAGGCGAAGGGCGAGGCCGAGGCGGTGCTGCTCGATCAGGTCACCGTGCTCTTCACCGACTTCAAGGGATTCACTGCGATGAGCGAGAAGGTCACGCCCACGCAGCTGGTACAGGACCTCAACGAATGCTTCAGCGAATTCGATCGCATCACGGAGAAGCATGGCATCGAGAAGATCAAGACCATTGGCGATGCGTACATGGCCGCCGGCGGATTGCCAACGCCCAACACCACGCACGCCACGGATGTGATCAAGGCAGCACTGGAAATGCGCGATTTCATCGCCGAAGGAAAGGCGCGCAGGATCGCGGTAGGTCTTCCTTATTTCGAGATCCGCATCGGCATCCACACAGGCCCCGTGGTGGCCGGTATCGTCGGGGTGAAGAAATTCCAGTACGACATCTGGGGCGATACGGTGAACACGGCCAGCCGCATGGAGAGCAGTGGTGAAGTGGGGCAGGTGAACATCAGCGAGGCGACTTACCGATTGGTGAATGGTGAAGAGCGAATAGTGAATGGAAATGCCCCCGCCACCACCTATTCGCCATTCACCAACTCCCATACACCAACTCCTGTTCACCATTCACCTGCATTCGTCTTCACCCCCCGAGGTAAAGTGCAAGCCAAGGGCAAGGGGGAGATGGAGATGTACTTCGTGGCATACGCTTAACCAAGCTCTCTCGGTGACCTCTAGACCCGCTCATCACAGGCTACAAGCCAGGCAAGCGGATCGAGCTGGGCTGGATGAGTAAGGGGCGCCTTTCGATCCCGGATGCGATCGAACCGCACAAGCGTCACGCGAAGAGGATCCGGGCGCGCGATCCGATTACGAATGTCCTGGCCCTTCGGGCCTGAGGCGGAGGCGCCGACGAAACCGATGGACCGTCGTCCAGTGCGTATGATGCGACAGCACCACGCTATGTTTGTTCAATGCAGCTCCTTGCAAAGGCATCATGCCTCCTTCTCCTCGCCGCGTGGACCCCATTTCACGCCTCTGCGCAGGCCTTATTCCCGGATACGCTTGTCTATTTGAATGGCGCGCGCAGGCCGGTGCAAGTCCTGCGCTTGGAGAGCGGGCGCCTTCACTACGCGAGCGGAGCCGGCTGGAGGACAGTCGCCATCGACAGCTTGAGCGCGGTGATCGGCAGGGGAACCGATGCCTTGCGCGGCAATGCATTGATAATTGAGCGCAGAAGCCTGGAAAGGATGAGTTCATTGCCGGAAAGGCAGAGCCTGCTTCATTACGCGAATACGCGCTTCCGTGACTATCAGCCGCTGCAAAGCACAGGCGCTGTGCCACTGGACCTGCGTGAATACTACTTGGAAGCCCAGGAACAGGCCGTGCGGGACAAGCAAAAGCGCAAGAATCGATTCGTCAAGGACAACACCGTTGCGATGGGTTACCTCTTCGCCACCGGCCGTGTGCTCTACAATGACCCGATCAGCTTGTACATGAGCGAGGTGCTGGACACCTTGCTGCATGCTGACGCCGCACTTCGGGCGCGTTTGCGGGTCTTCTGCATTCGAGCTGCTGCTGTGAACGCCTACACGAGCAACGATGGGAAGATATTCGTGACACTGGGCCTTCTCGCCAGATTGAAGAGCAGGGCTGAGCTCGCCTTCGTCCTGGCCCATGAGGTGCAGCATTACCTGAATGGCGATGTGTACGAATCCTTCGTGCTTAACCACGACATCTCCAAGCGCATGAAGTCCTTGACGCGCAAGCAGGAGAGCGCCGCGCAGTTGCTCCGAACCAAGTACAGGCGCTCTCGGCAACAGGAAGTCATTGCCGATAGCGCTGGGGTCCTCCTTTATCGCTCCTCGCCTTACGGGAAACATGACCCTGGCCGGGTGTTCGATGTGCTTGAACGCTCCGAAGGACCGGTTTATCCCCATGTGCCGGATGGAGCCTTCTTCGGAATGGCGCCGGAGCATTTCGACGACATCCTCAATGCGGAGCTTCAAGATCGTGCACCAGTGGATGGACAGCGTGATGCTTCTTTCGATACGCACCCCGCCATCGATTCAAGGCGCGCCATGCTGCACGCATTGAGCGATGGGCATGCTTGGACCATCCTGGCGCATGACCCCTCGTACGCTATCGTGCGCGACATGGCCGGCTTCGAACTCGCCTACACCTATTTCATCGATGGCGAGTTCGCCCTGGCATTGATCCAGGCGAATGGCCTGCTCGGCGAATACCCTGACAGCCCCTTCCTCAACGGGCTGTCCGTGAAGTGCTTGCTCGCAATAGCCGAGATTGCCGACGATACCAAGGATGGACGGATGCCAGTTGCACTGGACTCCTACAGCGACCCTGCCATACGGGCATTCAATAGCACCATCGGCCGCATGACCAGCCTCGAGCTGTACGCATCGGTGATCCATCGCTGCGCGATGCTGCCCGCGGCGGAGCACGATCTCGACATGCGCCATTCTGTCGCCATCGCCGCGAGAGCGCTGAACGAAAGCGGTTTCGTTCCCGAGCCCGTTGAATCGACCGTGTCCATGGCAGCCGATTCCTCTGAGCATGCGAATAACGTGGTTGATACGCTGTTGAGCGAGCATGTCGAAGTGGATCCGGCCGAACAGGAACGCACGCAGCCAGCGGTGGTCCATGATCCTGATGAGGCTGGAACAGCTAAGGCGGATCGGACGGTTACGAGATTGGAGGATATGATCGTCGCACTCATGTCCGATACAGTGGCGGCCCAACTGCTCGAAACAAATGACCATTGGATCATAGGCCCTTGGACGCGGACCGGGCATGTCGTTATACCGTTCATCATGATTCTCGACACCTTGGGCAAGCCGCGCATTCTTGATCCTCAGCACGCGTACGCGCGTTACTGCCGGGAAATTGAGCAACTCAGCTCGAGCAAGAAACGGAAGGTGAAGGCGATGAGCAGCTTCGGTCTGGATAGTACAGGCACACGGGAATACAACGAATTCTGCTTCTATCAGGATCAATTGCAGGCCTTCCTCGCCAATGACCAGCAGCCCTTCGTGCTTGATCGGGATGAGCTT of Flavobacteriales bacterium contains these proteins:
- a CDS encoding PKD domain-containing protein yields the protein MNPMRFLPVLLFPFAAQAQTTYTQTLPLMQGVYSWTPFDFTATPPTTGPGELSCQWLACWMSGFGGNDISIEFQTGASAWEEVLYQGGNYQECTYIPAASTVPGATLAAAIAYGGGTIHGRVRASDNCVAGWGCSGSSDPNVNGLTLSYTAHAANFSAADPSVCPGSTVSFTDLSINTPSSYQWIFEGGVPSGSIQQNPTVQYPGSGSFDVTLIVETVDGPDTLVMPDYVTVHDLPPANAGVDEDVCLGQSAQLQASGGSGYQWFPATGLNNDGIAAPIATPTETTSYTVLVTDANGCQASDFMILTVHALPTVQASAGNNIICLGDTANIIAVGAQLYTWSPNLFISGTSGASVEVWPTSDFTWTVNGTDGYGCQNSTTVTIEVNPPPPAPTVTNTGMQVSSTPASGYQWYLNGDPIAGATQQEWTPVVNGNYSVVITDANGCHSQSLPVYFGTVGVADAAALGLRLYPQPASEEVVVAGLRETTPARLLDAAGRIAWQGSLPRNAARIDLRGLTSGRYVLELGTRDAVRLAVMKE
- a CDS encoding M48 family metalloprotease produces the protein MQLLAKASCLLLLAAWTPFHASAQALFPDTLVYLNGARRPVQVLRLESGRLHYASGAGWRTVAIDSLSAVIGRGTDALRGNALIIERRSLERMSSLPERQSLLHYANTRFRDYQPLQSTGAVPLDLREYYLEAQEQAVRDKQKRKNRFVKDNTVAMGYLFATGRVLYNDPISLYMSEVLDTLLHADAALRARLRVFCIRAAAVNAYTSNDGKIFVTLGLLARLKSRAELAFVLAHEVQHYLNGDVYESFVLNHDISKRMKSLTRKQESAAQLLRTKYRRSRQQEVIADSAGVLLYRSSPYGKHDPGRVFDVLERSEGPVYPHVPDGAFFGMAPEHFDDILNAELQDRAPVDGQRDASFDTHPAIDSRRAMLHALSDGHAWTILAHDPSYAIVRDMAGFELAYTYFIDGEFALALIQANGLLGEYPDSPFLNGLSVKCLLAIAEIADDTKDGRMPVALDSYSDPAIRAFNSTIGRMTSLELYASVIHRCAMLPAAEHDLDMRHSVAIAARALNESGFVPEPVESTVSMAADSSEHANNVVDTLLSEHVEVDPAEQERTQPAVVHDPDEAGTAKADRTVTRLEDMIVALMSDTVAAQLLETNDHWIIGPWTRTGHVVIPFIMILDTLGKPRILDPQHAYARYCREIEQLSSSKKRKVKAMSSFGLDSTGTREYNEFCFYQDQLQAFLANDQQPFVLDRDELYAFGERHDARYLTLSFVLMTRNRLIFKLGRWLMFGFLIPGGGGLVIGTHALFYKYTGKQFTVVYDLTTGSEVHAGYERRRTYFSANPSSRRFYKTMDKAPR
- a CDS encoding phage tail sheath family protein; this translates as MVYIEETTGGARPISGTPVSVVAFVGRALLGPVNEPKRVVNHAEYVRLFGGLDVACPMSYAVLHFFQNGGSEALVVREPSGDEPDGTLAQAKMATITAMNSLDGAAAFNILHLPRYAPEVSVPVPVLAEALRFCAQRGAMLLVDPPAEWRTANDAAEGAAPLRQALGGDGAAADAMIYFPGVMMADKQQEGRVREFPPGGCVAGVIARTDAKRGVWKAPAGIEVGLVGVRALACSLTDAEQGLFAISGVNAIRKMVPYGNIIWGARTLAGDNRLASEWKYIPVRRTGLHIQESLQRGLKWLVFEPNNEPTWAKVRMHAGSFMHALYSKGAFCGSTPKEAYFVKCDKENNPSIDIHSGTLLTIGFAPLRPAEFIVMHIRLHCGAQ
- a CDS encoding tetratricopeptide repeat protein, coding for MRRSYRPFCLVPLVLVGLNGACQGLDARRADSLLAVWRHSGRPDTARLEALYALAHRGYLFTAPDSAALLAEQGIAFARASGLLKHMAHGMNLVAVSHGIRGDPATALGKFMQTAEWFEASQEKRLHALALGNVGRAHNDLGQKTQAMEALMRSLRIVEELGDSALVASTLSSIGNIYSDIGDERRALDHYEQALAIATAIEDAENMPTYLISMASSLFILGDTLRASVIYERSIILCDSLGNGPLLATAISSLAELQESRSELAAAEASYQRSFALAEELGMDDIMATSLMGLGSIARAKDDMPRALACFERALALAQGTGNVRNIQIASELLYKVSKAQGRAEDALRMHEIHLAMKDSTTSEENRRGVMGQRFQYEYEKKEALLQAEQEKKDALAAEELRRRNVQRNAFIGGFGLMVLLAVTFLFQRNRISKARKRSDELLLNILPGKVAEELKAKGEAEAVLLDQVTVLFTDFKGFTAMSEKVTPTQLVQDLNECFSEFDRITEKHGIEKIKTIGDAYMAAGGLPTPNTTHATDVIKAALEMRDFIAEGKARRIAVGLPYFEIRIGIHTGPVVAGIVGVKKFQYDIWGDTVNTASRMESSGEVGQVNISEATYRLVNGEERIVNGNAPATTYSPFTNSHTPTPVHHSPAFVFTPRGKVQAKGKGEMEMYFVAYA